One Stenotrophomonas oahuensis genomic region harbors:
- the recJ gene encoding single-stranded-DNA-specific exonuclease RecJ, with product MTTSHTARIQRRPIIECAGWPADTLPLLQRLYTARGVTDPAQAQPKLAQLHAPDLMGGMQAAVDLLAHAIAHNERILVVGDFDCDGATACAVGVRGLRLLGARDVVHAVPNRMLHGYGLSPSLVAELAALQPGLLVTVDHGIACHAGVTAAKALGWKVLVTDHHLPGEHLPPADALVDPNLQGDAFPSKALAGVGVIFYVLMALRRHLREQGAFASAPEPDLLTLLDLVAVGTVADLVALDANNRALVSAGLRRLRAGQGCVGLQALIEASGRDAKRLSATDIGFALGPRLNAAGRLEDMALGIELLLTEDRAQAREIAQTLEQINAERRAVQQLMTDDAELAVSRAVLTAEGERPIAACLFDAEWHPGVVGLVASKMKDRLHRPVIAFAPSEPGSDSLRGSARSIAGFHIRDALALVNAAHPGLIDKFGGHAMAAGLSLARANLAVFEQAFLAVVQGQMDPASLQQLLMSDGELGADELDFRHAEALRLAGPWGQGFPEPLFDGHFQVARWQVLKEKHLKLSLRVPGRAEPLNAIHFSGWTGNAPANHVHIAYRLVSDDYRGGGAIQLIIEHCADA from the coding sequence ATGACCACCTCCCACACCGCCCGAATTCAACGTCGCCCGATCATTGAATGCGCGGGCTGGCCCGCCGACACGCTGCCGTTGCTGCAGCGCCTCTACACCGCGCGCGGTGTTACCGATCCCGCTCAGGCGCAACCAAAACTGGCCCAGCTGCACGCCCCCGACCTCATGGGCGGCATGCAGGCCGCGGTCGACCTGCTGGCGCACGCAATCGCCCACAACGAACGCATCCTCGTGGTCGGTGACTTCGACTGCGACGGTGCCACCGCCTGCGCGGTCGGCGTGCGCGGACTGCGCCTGCTCGGCGCACGTGACGTGGTGCACGCCGTGCCCAACCGCATGCTGCACGGCTACGGCCTCTCGCCCTCGCTGGTGGCCGAGCTTGCAGCGCTGCAGCCGGGATTGCTGGTGACGGTAGACCACGGCATCGCCTGCCACGCCGGTGTCACTGCCGCCAAGGCGCTGGGCTGGAAGGTGCTGGTCACCGACCACCATTTGCCCGGCGAACACCTGCCACCCGCGGACGCGCTGGTCGATCCGAACCTGCAGGGCGATGCGTTCCCGAGCAAAGCGCTGGCGGGCGTTGGCGTGATCTTCTACGTGCTGATGGCACTGCGTCGCCACCTGCGCGAGCAGGGCGCTTTCGCCAGCGCCCCCGAACCCGACCTGCTGACCCTGCTCGACCTGGTCGCGGTCGGCACCGTGGCCGACCTGGTCGCACTGGACGCGAACAACCGCGCATTGGTGTCGGCTGGCCTGCGCCGCCTGCGGGCTGGGCAGGGCTGTGTCGGTCTGCAGGCACTGATCGAAGCCAGCGGGCGTGACGCCAAGCGATTGAGCGCGACCGATATCGGCTTCGCGCTGGGGCCACGCCTCAATGCGGCCGGGCGACTGGAAGACATGGCGCTCGGCATCGAGCTGCTGCTCACTGAAGATCGCGCCCAGGCCCGTGAGATTGCCCAGACCCTCGAGCAGATCAACGCCGAGCGTCGCGCCGTGCAGCAGCTGATGACCGACGATGCCGAACTGGCGGTGTCACGCGCCGTGCTCACGGCCGAGGGTGAGCGCCCGATTGCGGCGTGTCTGTTCGATGCCGAATGGCATCCGGGTGTCGTTGGGTTGGTCGCTTCGAAGATGAAGGATCGCCTGCACCGGCCGGTGATTGCGTTCGCGCCTTCCGAGCCCGGTAGCGATTCACTGCGTGGTTCGGCACGTTCAATTGCCGGCTTCCATATCCGTGATGCGCTGGCGCTGGTGAATGCCGCGCACCCGGGCTTGATCGACAAGTTCGGCGGTCACGCCATGGCGGCGGGGCTGAGCCTGGCGCGGGCGAATCTGGCTGTGTTCGAGCAGGCGTTCCTGGCGGTGGTGCAGGGGCAGATGGATCCTGCGTCACTGCAGCAACTATTGATGAGTGACGGCGAGCTGGGCGCGGATGAGCTGGATTTCCGCCACGCCGAAGCGCTGCGCCTTGCGGGACCATGGGGGCAGGGCTTCCCTGAGCCTTTGTTCGACGGGCATTTCCAGGTGGCACGCTGGCAGGTGCTCAAGGAGAAGCATCTCAAGCTGAGCCTGCGCGTGCCGGGCCGGGCTGAGCCGCTCAATGCGATTCACTTCAGCGGCTGGACCGGCAATGCACCGGCCAACCATGTGCATATCGCGTACCGGTTGGTGAGTGATGATTACCGGGGTGGTGGCGCGATTCAGTTGATCATCGAGCATTGCGCTGACGCGTGA
- the carB gene encoding carbamoyl-phosphate synthase large subunit gives MPKRTDLKTILIIGAGPIVIGQACEFDYSGAQACKALRDEGYRVVLVNSNPATIMTDPEMADAVYIEPINWQTVEKIIAKEKPDALLPTMGGQTALNCALDLADNGVLEKYNVELIGAKREAIRMAEDRELFRVAMGEIGLECPSAAVAHTLDEALEIQTRVGYPTIIRPSFTLGGSGGGIAYNREELVEIVTRGLELSPTTEVLVEESVLGWKEFEMEVVRDTADNCIIVCSIENLDPMGVHTGDSITVAPAQTLTDKEYQRLRDASIAVLRKIGVDTGGSNVQFGINPETGRVVVIEMNPRVSRSSALASKATGFPIAKVAAKLAVGYTLDELKNEITGGLTPASFEPSIDYVVTKIPRFAFEKFPAADARLTTQMKSVGEVMAMGRTFQESVQKALRGLETGKVGFDPTELDLSSEDDLQTLRRELKAPGPERLFYVADAFRAGMSVEEIYNLSFIDPWFLDQIEEIIAEEAKVAADGIDALDAARLRKLKRAGFSDARLAQLTGTNEAAVRALRRAHKVRPVYKRVDSCAAEFATGTAYLYSTYEDECEAAPSNRDKIMILGGGPNRIGQGIEFDYCCVHAALALREDGYETIMVNCNPETVSTDYDTSDRLYFEPLTLEDVLEIVELEQPKGVIVQYGGQTPLKLARALEANGVPVIGTSPDSIDLAEDRERFQQLVEKLGLKQPPNRIARNDQEALLLAREIGYPLVVRPSYVLGGRAMEIVYGESDLARYVRDAVKVSNDSPVLLDRFLDNAVECDVDIIADKDGNVLIGGVMEHIEEAGVHSGDSSCSLPPYSLSAETQAELRRQVVELAKALNVVGLMNTQFAIQAGEDGNDIVYLLEVNPRASRTVPFVSKATGMALAKIAARCMAGKTLAEQGATKEIVPDYYSVKEAIFPFAKFQGVDPILGPEMRSTGEVMGVGRSFSAAFARAQEAGGIKAPPQGKAFVSVRDPDKKRVLPVAQALLERGYTLVATRGTAAWLQQHGMDCEIVNKVVEGRPHIVDLIKNGEIVYIVNTTEGRAAINDSFSIRREALQHRVTYSTTIAGAKALVQSLEFRGTGPVWSLQELHKELNA, from the coding sequence ATGCCCAAGCGCACTGACCTCAAGACCATCCTCATCATCGGTGCCGGCCCGATCGTCATCGGCCAGGCCTGCGAGTTTGACTACTCCGGCGCACAGGCCTGCAAGGCGCTGCGTGACGAGGGTTACCGCGTGGTGCTGGTCAACAGCAATCCGGCCACCATCATGACCGACCCGGAGATGGCCGACGCGGTCTACATCGAGCCGATCAACTGGCAGACGGTCGAGAAGATCATCGCCAAGGAAAAGCCCGACGCGCTGCTGCCGACCATGGGCGGCCAGACCGCGCTGAACTGCGCGCTGGACCTGGCCGACAACGGCGTACTCGAGAAGTACAACGTCGAGCTGATCGGTGCCAAGCGCGAAGCGATCCGCATGGCCGAAGACCGCGAGCTGTTCCGCGTCGCCATGGGCGAAATCGGCCTGGAATGCCCGAGCGCCGCTGTCGCACATACCCTGGACGAAGCGCTGGAAATCCAGACCCGCGTCGGCTACCCGACCATCATCCGTCCCAGCTTCACCCTGGGCGGCAGCGGTGGCGGCATTGCCTACAACCGCGAAGAGCTGGTCGAGATCGTCACCCGCGGTCTGGAACTGTCGCCGACCACTGAGGTGCTGGTGGAAGAATCGGTGCTGGGCTGGAAGGAATTCGAGATGGAGGTGGTGCGCGACACCGCCGACAACTGCATCATCGTCTGCTCGATCGAAAACCTCGACCCGATGGGCGTGCACACCGGTGACTCGATCACCGTGGCTCCGGCCCAGACCCTGACCGACAAGGAATACCAGCGCCTGCGCGATGCCTCCATCGCCGTGCTGCGCAAGATCGGCGTGGATACCGGTGGCTCGAACGTGCAGTTCGGCATCAACCCGGAAACGGGTCGCGTCGTCGTCATCGAAATGAACCCGCGCGTGTCGCGTTCGTCGGCACTGGCCTCCAAGGCCACCGGCTTCCCGATCGCCAAGGTCGCCGCCAAGCTGGCCGTGGGTTACACCCTGGACGAGCTGAAGAATGAAATCACCGGCGGCCTGACCCCGGCCTCGTTCGAACCGTCGATCGACTACGTGGTCACCAAGATTCCGCGCTTCGCCTTCGAGAAGTTCCCGGCCGCCGATGCCCGCCTGACCACCCAGATGAAGTCGGTGGGTGAGGTGATGGCGATGGGCCGCACCTTCCAGGAGTCGGTGCAGAAGGCCCTGCGCGGCCTGGAAACCGGCAAGGTCGGCTTCGACCCGACCGAGCTGGATCTGAGCAGCGAAGACGACCTGCAGACCCTGCGCCGCGAGCTGAAGGCTCCGGGTCCGGAGCGTCTGTTCTACGTGGCTGACGCATTCCGCGCCGGCATGAGCGTGGAAGAGATCTACAACCTGTCGTTCATCGATCCGTGGTTCCTGGACCAGATCGAAGAAATCATCGCCGAAGAAGCCAAGGTCGCTGCCGACGGCATCGATGCGCTCGACGCTGCGCGCCTGCGCAAGCTCAAGCGCGCCGGTTTCTCCGACGCCCGCCTGGCCCAGCTGACCGGCACCAACGAAGCGGCCGTGCGCGCGCTGCGTCGTGCCCACAAGGTGCGCCCGGTGTACAAGCGCGTCGACTCCTGCGCCGCCGAGTTCGCCACCGGCACTGCCTACCTGTACTCGACCTACGAGGACGAGTGCGAAGCCGCGCCGAGCAACCGCGACAAGATCATGATCCTGGGCGGCGGTCCGAACCGCATCGGCCAGGGCATCGAGTTCGACTACTGCTGCGTGCACGCGGCACTGGCGCTGCGCGAGGATGGCTATGAAACCATCATGGTCAACTGCAACCCGGAAACCGTGTCGACCGACTACGACACCTCCGACCGCCTGTACTTCGAACCGCTGACCCTGGAAGACGTGCTGGAAATCGTCGAACTGGAACAGCCGAAGGGCGTGATCGTGCAGTACGGCGGCCAGACCCCGCTGAAGCTGGCGCGCGCGCTGGAAGCCAACGGCGTGCCGGTGATCGGCACCAGCCCGGATTCCATCGACCTGGCTGAAGACCGCGAGCGCTTCCAGCAGCTGGTCGAGAAGCTGGGCCTGAAGCAGCCGCCGAACCGCATCGCCCGCAACGACCAGGAAGCCCTGCTGCTGGCGCGCGAGATCGGCTACCCGCTGGTGGTGCGCCCGAGCTACGTGCTGGGTGGCCGCGCGATGGAAATCGTGTACGGCGAATCCGACCTGGCCCGCTACGTGCGTGACGCGGTGAAGGTGTCCAACGACTCGCCGGTGCTGCTGGATCGTTTCCTCGACAACGCCGTGGAATGCGACGTCGACATCATTGCCGACAAGGACGGCAACGTGCTGATCGGCGGCGTGATGGAGCACATCGAAGAAGCCGGCGTGCACTCGGGCGACTCCTCGTGCTCGCTGCCGCCGTATTCGCTGTCGGCTGAAACCCAGGCCGAGCTGCGCCGTCAGGTGGTGGAACTGGCCAAGGCCCTGAATGTGGTCGGCCTGATGAACACCCAGTTCGCGATCCAGGCGGGCGAAGACGGTAACGACATCGTCTACCTGCTGGAAGTGAACCCGCGTGCCTCGCGCACCGTGCCGTTCGTGTCCAAGGCCACCGGCATGGCGCTGGCCAAGATCGCCGCGCGCTGCATGGCCGGCAAGACCCTGGCCGAGCAGGGCGCAACCAAGGAAATCGTGCCGGATTACTACTCGGTCAAGGAAGCGATCTTCCCGTTCGCCAAATTCCAGGGCGTGGACCCGATCCTCGGGCCGGAAATGCGCTCCACCGGTGAGGTGATGGGCGTGGGCCGCAGCTTCAGTGCCGCGTTTGCGCGCGCGCAGGAAGCCGGTGGCATCAAGGCTCCGCCGCAGGGCAAGGCCTTCGTTTCGGTCCGCGACCCGGACAAGAAGCGCGTGCTGCCGGTCGCCCAGGCGCTGCTGGAACGCGGTTACACCCTGGTCGCCACCCGTGGCACCGCCGCGTGGCTGCAGCAGCACGGCATGGACTGCGAGATCGTCAACAAGGTGGTCGAAGGCCGTCCGCACATCGTCGACTTGATCAAGAACGGTGAAATCGTCTACATCGTCAACACGACCGAAGGCCGTGCCGCGATCAACGACTCGTTCTCGATCCGTCGCGAGGCGCTGCAGCACCGCGTCACCTATTCGACCACCATTGCCGGTGCCAAGGCACTGGTGCAATCACTGGAATTCCGCGGGACCGGCCCGGTCTGGTCGCTGCAGGAGCTGCACAAGGAGTTGAATGCATGA
- a CDS encoding VIT domain-containing protein, producing MDSVLRRLGWGIAVWVAVAVGQGAAAQSAGQGLLKVAGAEREVQLERAQLHSRVAAGLGETRIELVFRNLNNRVLEGNLEFPLADGQQVTAFALDIDGALRDAVPVPKDKGRQVFEAIERRGVDPGLLEQTAGNQFRLRIYPIPAHGTRRVALTVRETLPLDAKGLRWNLPMQFAQGAQQVQVQLDAVGTGVPVKRGTSPLELTLAGATWRARWQGRGDQLPAQLGWTLPLPRGISGVQGLFNGERYFMLQVPVTGQPRPRALPRRIGLVWDASGSGRQRDTAAELTVLDRYFQAVGQAQVQLTVLRDRAEPMRRFNVQGGNWSALRRELEGLVYDGGSALNDWAASPDVDETLVVSDGIGNFGARTRPALQPGQPLYALSGAGARTDASHLRYWVEGSGGQVLVLAGVDDVTSVAERLLRQAPARIEPQGQGLADLLLDDTQAGQGWVRVMGRITAQPASLRLRLPSADGSTTEQTMAMNGLPDADGGMAAYAWASHQLQRMQSDRTVPMSTTQAFALKFGLVSADTSLLVLETLEDYLRYGIRPPVPLQAEYDKRHALQIRDEAEQRRQRLDAIARQFAEREQWWNRSWPKGSRPQEPDPRSKQRSAGWGEAAREARAAPPPPAPAAPAMTLAAANASDNQTLDAISVTSSRIQEEAYAPAAADAPANGGQLRITLSAWQPDSRYARQLRAAAPAQVYALYLKERDEHANSSAFYLDVADILLERGQRELAIRVLSNLAEMQLENRHVLRVLGYRLMQANAPELAVPVFRQVLAMGEEEPQSFRDLGLALEAAGQAQAAVDALNEVVIRPWDARFDGISLIALDELNTLASRTKVNLDKVDPRLRRPMPLDLRVVLGWDSDNSDMDLWVTDPNGERAYYGNRLTWQGGQMSRDFTGGYGPEQFSLRQAKPGVYKVEANYFGSREQLVTGATTLMLRLTTKWGAKGQQDQYVTMRLKDDSETVLVGEFEVR from the coding sequence ATGGACAGCGTGCTGCGCAGGTTGGGGTGGGGGATCGCGGTGTGGGTTGCTGTTGCCGTGGGGCAGGGTGCGGCCGCGCAGTCGGCTGGGCAGGGCCTGCTGAAGGTGGCGGGAGCCGAGCGTGAGGTGCAATTGGAACGCGCGCAGTTGCACAGCCGGGTCGCCGCCGGACTGGGTGAAACCCGGATCGAGCTGGTCTTCCGCAATCTCAATAACCGCGTGCTGGAAGGCAACCTGGAGTTTCCGCTGGCCGATGGCCAGCAGGTGACCGCCTTTGCGCTGGATATTGATGGAGCACTGCGTGACGCGGTGCCGGTGCCCAAGGACAAGGGCCGACAGGTGTTCGAGGCCATCGAACGACGCGGCGTGGACCCGGGCCTTCTGGAGCAGACCGCCGGCAACCAGTTCCGGCTGCGCATCTACCCGATACCGGCGCACGGCACACGCCGGGTCGCCCTGACCGTGCGCGAGACGCTGCCGCTGGATGCCAAGGGGCTGCGCTGGAACCTGCCGATGCAGTTCGCGCAGGGCGCGCAGCAGGTGCAGGTGCAGCTGGACGCCGTCGGTACCGGCGTTCCGGTCAAGCGCGGTACCTCTCCGCTGGAACTCACCCTGGCCGGTGCCACCTGGCGGGCACGCTGGCAGGGGCGCGGTGACCAACTGCCCGCGCAGCTGGGCTGGACCCTGCCGCTGCCGCGGGGCATCAGCGGCGTGCAGGGCCTGTTCAACGGCGAACGCTACTTCATGCTGCAGGTGCCGGTGACGGGCCAGCCCCGGCCGCGTGCGCTGCCGCGCCGCATCGGGTTGGTCTGGGATGCGTCCGGCTCCGGCCGCCAGCGCGACACCGCCGCCGAATTGACGGTGCTGGACCGCTACTTCCAGGCGGTGGGCCAGGCCCAGGTGCAATTGACCGTACTGCGTGATCGCGCCGAGCCGATGCGTCGCTTCAACGTGCAGGGCGGCAACTGGAGCGCGCTGCGTCGTGAGCTGGAAGGCCTGGTCTATGACGGGGGCAGTGCGCTCAACGACTGGGCGGCGAGTCCCGATGTAGATGAAACCCTGGTGGTCAGCGATGGCATCGGCAACTTTGGTGCCCGCACGCGGCCCGCATTGCAGCCCGGGCAGCCGCTGTACGCGCTGAGCGGTGCCGGTGCCCGGACCGATGCGTCGCACCTGCGCTACTGGGTGGAAGGCAGCGGCGGTCAGGTGCTGGTCCTCGCTGGCGTGGATGACGTGACCTCGGTCGCCGAACGCCTGCTGCGGCAGGCGCCGGCTCGCATCGAACCGCAGGGGCAAGGTCTTGCCGATCTGCTGCTGGATGACACGCAGGCGGGTCAGGGCTGGGTGCGGGTAATGGGGCGCATCACCGCTCAGCCGGCATCGCTGCGACTGCGCCTGCCCAGCGCAGACGGCTCCACCACCGAACAGACGATGGCCATGAACGGACTGCCCGATGCTGACGGCGGGATGGCCGCGTACGCCTGGGCGTCGCATCAGCTGCAACGGATGCAGAGCGACCGCACGGTGCCGATGTCGACGACCCAGGCGTTCGCGCTGAAGTTTGGCCTGGTCAGCGCGGATACCTCGCTGCTGGTACTGGAAACGCTGGAGGACTACCTGCGTTACGGCATCCGCCCGCCGGTTCCGCTGCAGGCCGAATACGACAAGCGCCACGCCCTGCAGATCCGTGACGAGGCCGAACAGCGCCGCCAGCGTCTGGATGCCATCGCGCGCCAGTTTGCCGAACGTGAGCAATGGTGGAACCGCAGTTGGCCCAAAGGATCGCGTCCGCAGGAACCGGACCCGCGCAGCAAGCAGCGGTCAGCGGGATGGGGTGAGGCCGCGCGCGAGGCGCGTGCTGCGCCGCCGCCGCCGGCACCGGCTGCACCCGCGATGACGCTGGCTGCCGCGAACGCCAGCGACAACCAGACACTGGATGCCATCAGCGTGACCAGCAGCCGTATCCAGGAGGAAGCCTACGCGCCTGCCGCAGCGGATGCGCCGGCCAATGGTGGTCAGCTGCGGATCACCCTCAGTGCCTGGCAGCCCGACTCGCGGTATGCCCGCCAGCTGCGCGCCGCCGCACCCGCGCAGGTCTACGCCCTGTACCTGAAGGAGCGCGATGAACACGCCAACAGCAGCGCGTTCTACCTGGACGTGGCCGACATCCTGCTGGAGCGAGGTCAGCGCGAGCTGGCCATCCGGGTGCTGTCCAACCTGGCCGAAATGCAGCTGGAAAACCGCCATGTGCTGCGCGTGCTGGGCTACCGGCTGATGCAGGCCAACGCCCCGGAACTGGCCGTGCCGGTGTTCCGGCAGGTGTTGGCGATGGGCGAGGAGGAGCCGCAGAGCTTCCGCGACCTGGGCCTGGCGCTGGAGGCGGCCGGTCAGGCGCAGGCCGCGGTGGATGCGCTCAACGAAGTGGTGATCCGCCCGTGGGACGCCCGCTTCGACGGCATTTCGCTGATCGCACTGGATGAACTGAACACGCTGGCCAGCCGCACCAAGGTGAATCTGGACAAGGTCGACCCGCGCCTGCGCCGGCCCATGCCGCTGGACCTGCGGGTGGTGCTGGGCTGGGACAGCGACAACAGCGACATGGACCTGTGGGTGACCGATCCGAATGGCGAGCGCGCCTATTACGGCAACCGCCTGACCTGGCAGGGCGGGCAGATGTCGCGGGACTTCACCGGGGGCTATGGACCGGAGCAGTTCTCGCTGCGCCAAGCCAAGCCCGGTGTTTACAAGGTGGAAGCCAACTATTTCGGCAGCCGCGAGCAGCTGGTGACCGGGGCGACCACGCTGATGCTGCGGCTGACCACGAAGTGGGGTGCCAAGGGGCAGCAGGACCAGTACGTGACGATGCGGCTCAAGGATGACAGTGAGACGGTGCTGGTGGGCGAATTCGAGGTGAGGTGA
- the greA gene encoding transcription elongation factor GreA, giving the protein MRAPITLKGAQKLRDELDHLKTVKRPKVIAAIAEAREHGDLKENAEYHAAREEQGFIEGRIKQLEGELSHAEIIDISKLNAGSKVVFGASVTLADVDTDEEKQYQIVGDLEADIKQGLIAISSPVARALIGKNEGDSITIDAPAGQREYEIVSVQYLA; this is encoded by the coding sequence ATGAGAGCACCCATCACCCTGAAAGGCGCGCAGAAGCTGCGCGACGAACTGGATCACCTGAAGACGGTCAAGCGCCCGAAGGTCATTGCTGCCATCGCCGAAGCGCGTGAGCACGGTGACCTGAAGGAAAACGCCGAGTACCACGCCGCGCGCGAAGAGCAGGGCTTCATTGAAGGCCGCATCAAGCAGCTGGAAGGCGAGCTGTCGCATGCCGAGATCATCGACATCAGCAAGCTCAACGCCGGCAGCAAGGTGGTGTTCGGTGCGAGCGTGACCCTGGCCGACGTGGACACCGACGAAGAGAAGCAGTACCAGATCGTGGGTGACCTGGAAGCGGACATCAAGCAGGGGCTGATTGCCATCTCCTCGCCGGTGGCCCGTGCGCTGATCGGCAAGAACGAAGGTGACAGCATCACCATCGACGCGCCGGCCGGCCAGCGCGAGTACGAAATCGTCAGTGTGCAGTACCTGGCCTGA
- a CDS encoding DUF1176 domain-containing protein, translated as MRLPLACLLLATLLPAAHAAPLKGVEFTHNDWTLACDNTRTCRAAGYQNEDAGDDPVSVLLTRKGGPNQPITGQLMLGEYEESDLPSAVSLQINGTSLGAVKENTDFSAAQVSALLKALVKDSRIELIGNNGRRWALSDRGASAVLLKMDEFQGRLGTPGAIMRKGNRAEASVLPALPVPVVTLGKRVQTTAADEALASVPALRAALAAATSADDCDALHPAEGTQFDEEPQPVTVKRLDSKHLLASTVCWRGAYNEGSGYWVVNDRAPYQPRYITNLGVDDDTRTISASHKSRGLGDCWSTAAWAWNGSEYVQTDDSNTGLCRLVAAGGAWQMPSLVSEIKEP; from the coding sequence ATGCGCCTGCCTCTGGCCTGCCTGCTGCTTGCCACGCTGTTACCCGCTGCCCATGCCGCCCCGCTGAAGGGGGTTGAGTTCACCCACAACGATTGGACCCTGGCCTGCGACAACACCCGCACCTGCCGCGCGGCCGGCTACCAGAACGAAGACGCCGGCGATGACCCGGTGTCGGTGCTGCTGACCCGCAAGGGCGGACCGAACCAACCTATCACCGGCCAGCTGATGCTCGGCGAGTATGAGGAGAGCGACCTGCCCAGCGCAGTCAGCCTGCAGATCAATGGCACTTCATTGGGTGCGGTGAAGGAGAACACAGACTTCTCCGCGGCGCAGGTCAGCGCCCTGCTGAAGGCGCTGGTCAAGGACAGCCGGATCGAGCTGATCGGCAACAATGGTCGCCGCTGGGCGCTCTCCGATCGCGGCGCTTCTGCGGTGCTGCTGAAAATGGACGAGTTCCAGGGCCGGCTGGGCACGCCCGGTGCGATCATGCGCAAAGGCAACCGTGCCGAAGCCAGCGTGCTGCCGGCGTTGCCGGTGCCGGTGGTCACGCTGGGCAAGCGCGTGCAGACCACGGCTGCCGATGAGGCATTGGCCAGTGTGCCTGCCCTGCGCGCAGCCCTGGCGGCCGCGACGTCTGCCGACGACTGTGATGCGCTGCATCCGGCCGAAGGTACCCAATTCGACGAGGAGCCGCAGCCGGTCACGGTCAAGCGGCTGGACAGCAAGCACCTGCTGGCTTCCACCGTGTGCTGGCGCGGAGCCTACAACGAAGGGTCCGGCTACTGGGTGGTCAATGACCGCGCGCCGTATCAGCCGCGCTACATCACCAACCTCGGCGTGGACGACGACACCCGCACCATTAGTGCCTCGCACAAGAGCCGTGGTCTGGGAGACTGCTGGAGCACGGCGGCCTGGGCGTGGAACGGCAGCGAGTACGTACAGACCGACGACTCCAATACCGGGTTGTGCCGTCTGGTCGCCGCTGGCGGTGCGTGGCAGATGCCGTCATTGGTGAGCGAAATCAAGGAACCCTGA
- a CDS encoding phosphoglycerate mutase: MASATLLLPARSRFPAAPLPDDVARALGRAERSTVEAGERAQLQRHFQLQPAHWPVAALTRQLDVGDAVDGVWLRADPANVAPDMQGARMMGHGDTLRPDDEDVAALLPALQPLFAGYGFTLDAPVPSRWYLRLPEEIQLPAFAAPDDVLGDDLFDHLPPGDTGRLWRALLTEAQVMLHQHDWNARRVAAGKRPINSLWFWGGGELPQSVSTAYAQVRSRESLLQALAKAAGVEVGGDQPVDALVDLRQLRSLEQLGNEAIRPLLAALQRGELRRLVLDFEDGLRFELDKGQRWKLWKKPLQLQDA; encoded by the coding sequence GTGGCCAGCGCGACCCTGCTGCTGCCGGCGCGCAGCCGGTTCCCGGCCGCGCCCTTGCCCGATGATGTGGCCAGGGCGCTGGGCCGCGCCGAGCGCAGTACGGTGGAGGCGGGCGAGCGCGCCCAGCTGCAGCGGCATTTCCAGCTGCAGCCGGCGCACTGGCCGGTGGCCGCGCTGACCCGCCAGCTGGATGTCGGCGATGCGGTGGACGGCGTCTGGCTGCGTGCCGATCCGGCTAATGTGGCCCCGGACATGCAGGGCGCTCGGATGATGGGGCATGGCGACACGCTGCGCCCGGACGACGAGGACGTGGCCGCGCTGCTGCCTGCGCTGCAGCCGCTGTTTGCCGGCTACGGTTTCACCCTGGATGCCCCGGTGCCCAGCCGGTGGTACCTACGCTTGCCTGAAGAGATCCAGCTGCCCGCGTTTGCCGCGCCGGATGATGTGCTGGGGGATGATCTGTTCGACCATCTGCCGCCCGGTGACACCGGTCGGTTGTGGCGGGCGCTGCTGACCGAGGCCCAGGTCATGCTGCATCAGCACGACTGGAATGCGCGTCGCGTGGCCGCGGGCAAGCGCCCGATCAATTCGTTGTGGTTCTGGGGCGGTGGTGAACTGCCGCAGAGCGTCAGCACGGCCTATGCGCAGGTGCGCAGCCGTGAATCGCTGCTGCAGGCGCTGGCCAAGGCGGCCGGCGTCGAGGTCGGTGGTGACCAGCCGGTGGATGCACTGGTGGACTTGCGCCAGCTGCGTTCGCTGGAACAGCTGGGGAATGAGGCGATTCGTCCCTTGCTGGCGGCATTGCAGCGCGGCGAGTTGCGCCGGCTCGTGCTGGATTTCGAGGATGGTCTGCGGTTTGAGCTGGACAAAGGCCAGCGCTGGAAACTGTGGAAGAAGCCGTTGCAACTGCAGGACGCATGA